One window of the Pseudomonas knackmussii B13 genome contains the following:
- a CDS encoding ABC transporter permease: protein MNIAVSAPLPQTQATPPVSRARSLGRRVTLLLLLPSTLWFLLMLLMPLVIILVFSFGERSAVGGYGGGLTLENYLNLGSRAQAFWNTLTLAPLGTLACLLAAYPLAYFLAVKVRSNKSLLLTLVIVPFWTSFLIRTYAWIFILSGKGIPALLETFGIADVRLINTPWAVLIGIVYGYLPLMVFPIYVTLEKLDKRLLEASGDLGASGFETFRRITLPLSAPGVITGVMLVFILLMGEFLIPAILGGGKVFFVGNALVDLFLQSRNWPFGSAVAMTLVAMMLAIIGLYLKLAARFGGPRNDGVL from the coding sequence ATGAACATCGCTGTCAGCGCCCCGTTGCCGCAGACGCAGGCGACGCCCCCGGTGTCGCGCGCCAGAAGTCTCGGCCGGCGCGTCACCCTGCTCCTGCTGCTGCCTTCCACCCTCTGGTTCCTGCTCATGCTGCTGATGCCGCTGGTGATCATCCTGGTCTTCAGCTTCGGCGAGCGCAGCGCGGTGGGCGGCTACGGCGGCGGGCTGACGCTGGAGAACTACCTGAACCTCGGCTCGCGCGCCCAGGCCTTCTGGAACACCCTGACCCTCGCCCCGTTGGGCACCCTGGCCTGCCTGCTGGCGGCCTATCCGCTGGCGTACTTCCTGGCGGTGAAGGTGCGGAGCAACAAGTCGCTGCTGCTGACCCTGGTGATAGTGCCGTTCTGGACCAGCTTCCTGATCCGCACCTACGCCTGGATCTTCATCCTCAGCGGCAAGGGCATCCCGGCGCTGCTGGAAACCTTCGGCATCGCCGACGTGCGCCTGATCAACACGCCCTGGGCGGTGCTGATCGGCATCGTCTACGGCTACCTGCCGCTGATGGTGTTCCCCATCTACGTGACCCTGGAGAAGCTCGACAAGCGCCTGCTGGAAGCCTCCGGCGACCTCGGCGCGAGCGGGTTCGAGACCTTCCGCCGGATCACCCTGCCGCTGTCGGCGCCGGGCGTGATCACCGGGGTGATGCTGGTGTTCATCCTGCTGATGGGCGAGTTCCTGATCCCGGCGATCCTCGGCGGCGGCAAGGTGTTCTTCGTCGGCAACGCCCTGGTCGACCTGTTCCTGCAGTCGCGCAACTGGCCGTTCGGCAGTGCGGTGGCCATGACCCTGGTGGCGATGATGCTGGCGATCATCGGCCTATACCTGAAACTCGCCGCGCGCTTCGGCGGGCCGCGCAACGACGGGGTGCTCTGA
- a CDS encoding ABC transporter permease yields the protein MWLRSYSTSIYLFLYAPIALIMLFAFNAGRSGLSFQCCSVQWFGRAFGNPFIMEALGNSAIIATCSALIATLFGTLAVFGLQRVGKRVRLLFDALTYCAIIVPGIVIGIATLIAFITLFDVLNPLLAALELGLPKLNMGFGTVVAAHSLFTMALVMVIVRTRVEAMDKALLEASADLYAPPLDTFWRVTLPQIAPAILAGFLLAFTFSFDDFIIAFFVAGSETTLPIYIFSSIRRGITPEINAISTVIICASLALLFTSRYLQNRRAGVQTA from the coding sequence ATGTGGCTGCGCAGCTATTCGACGTCGATCTACCTGTTCCTCTATGCGCCCATCGCGCTGATCATGCTCTTCGCCTTCAACGCAGGGCGCAGCGGGCTGAGCTTCCAGTGCTGCTCGGTGCAGTGGTTCGGCCGCGCCTTCGGCAACCCCTTCATCATGGAAGCGCTGGGCAACAGCGCGATCATCGCCACCTGCTCGGCGCTGATCGCCACGCTGTTCGGCACCCTCGCGGTGTTCGGCCTGCAGCGCGTGGGCAAGCGAGTGCGCCTGCTGTTCGATGCGCTGACCTACTGCGCGATCATCGTGCCGGGGATCGTCATCGGCATCGCCACGCTAATCGCCTTCATCACCCTGTTCGACGTGCTCAACCCGCTGCTGGCGGCCCTGGAACTGGGCCTGCCGAAACTGAACATGGGCTTCGGCACCGTGGTCGCGGCGCACTCGCTGTTCACCATGGCGCTGGTGATGGTGATCGTCCGCACCCGCGTCGAGGCCATGGACAAGGCGCTGCTGGAAGCTTCCGCCGATCTCTACGCGCCGCCCCTGGACACCTTCTGGCGGGTGACCTTGCCGCAGATCGCCCCGGCGATCCTGGCCGGCTTCCTGCTCGCGTTCACCTTCAGCTTCGACGATTTCATCATCGCCTTCTTCGTCGCCGGCTCCGAGACCACGCTGCCGATCTACATCTTCTCCTCGATCCGCCGCGGCATCACCCCGGAGATCAACGCCATTTCCACGGTGATCATCTGCGCCTCGCTGGCGCTGCTGTTCACCTCCCGCTACCTGCAGAACCGCCGTGCCGGCGTTCAGACCGCCTGA
- a CDS encoding aldehyde dehydrogenase family protein: protein MRDQLYINGQWVSPDLGGRFTSFDPATGRPLREVPAATEEDVDHAVRAARQAFNRGWGQSRGAERAEWLQALANELERNQAELAELEVRDNGKPLPEAQWDVADAIGCFRYYAELAAELDQRQDQTLALPDERFRCRVRHEPVGVAGQIIPWNYPLLMAAWKVAPALAAGATCVLKPSELTPLSALELAAAADAIGLPAGVLNVLPGLGADAGGPLSQHPGVDKLAFTGSVPTGAKIMSAAAQDIKNVSLELGGKSAFIVFDDSDVEAAVEWILFGIFWNQGQVCSATSRLLVQEGIAPRLIERLVEATRAITIGNGLQPGVLLGPLVSQGQYDKVLGFVEQGKACGAKLLTGGRRPAGLNEGWFVEPAIFDEPAENAIVWREEIFGPVLCVKRFKTETEALRLANDSRFGLAGAVMSGDPQRAARVANGLRAGIVWVNCSQPTFTQAPWGGMKQSGIGRELGVWGLENYLEVKQVTEYVSDQPWGWYLK, encoded by the coding sequence ATGCGCGACCAGCTGTACATCAATGGGCAATGGGTGAGCCCGGACCTGGGCGGACGCTTCACCAGCTTCGACCCGGCCACCGGGCGGCCCCTGCGCGAAGTGCCGGCGGCCACCGAAGAAGACGTCGACCACGCCGTGCGCGCGGCGCGCCAGGCGTTCAATCGCGGGTGGGGGCAGAGCCGTGGCGCCGAACGCGCCGAGTGGCTGCAAGCGCTGGCCAACGAACTGGAACGCAACCAGGCGGAGCTGGCCGAACTGGAAGTGCGCGACAACGGCAAGCCGCTGCCCGAGGCGCAGTGGGACGTGGCCGACGCCATCGGTTGCTTCCGCTATTACGCGGAGCTGGCCGCAGAGCTCGACCAGCGCCAGGACCAGACGCTGGCGCTGCCCGACGAGCGCTTCCGCTGCCGCGTCCGCCACGAGCCGGTGGGCGTGGCCGGGCAGATCATCCCCTGGAACTACCCGCTGCTGATGGCGGCCTGGAAGGTGGCTCCGGCGTTGGCCGCCGGCGCGACCTGCGTGCTCAAGCCGTCCGAGCTGACGCCGCTGAGCGCGCTTGAACTGGCCGCTGCCGCCGACGCCATCGGCCTGCCGGCGGGCGTGCTGAACGTGCTGCCGGGGCTTGGCGCCGATGCCGGCGGGCCGCTCAGCCAGCATCCGGGCGTGGACAAGCTGGCCTTCACCGGCAGCGTGCCGACTGGGGCGAAGATCATGTCGGCGGCGGCCCAGGACATCAAGAACGTCAGCCTGGAGCTGGGCGGCAAGTCGGCCTTCATCGTCTTCGACGACAGTGATGTCGAGGCGGCGGTGGAATGGATTCTCTTCGGCATCTTCTGGAACCAGGGGCAGGTGTGCTCGGCGACCTCGCGGCTGCTGGTGCAGGAGGGCATCGCCCCACGCCTGATCGAGCGCCTGGTCGAGGCGACGCGCGCCATCACCATCGGCAATGGCCTGCAGCCGGGCGTGCTGCTCGGCCCGCTGGTCAGCCAGGGGCAATACGACAAGGTGCTGGGCTTCGTCGAACAGGGCAAAGCCTGCGGCGCGAAGCTGCTCACCGGCGGACGGCGTCCGGCGGGGCTGAACGAGGGCTGGTTCGTCGAGCCGGCGATCTTCGACGAGCCGGCGGAGAACGCCATCGTCTGGCGCGAGGAAATCTTCGGGCCGGTGCTCTGCGTGAAGCGCTTCAAAACCGAGACCGAGGCGCTGCGCCTGGCCAACGACAGCCGCTTTGGCCTGGCCGGCGCGGTAATGTCGGGCGACCCGCAGCGCGCCGCGCGAGTGGCCAACGGGCTGCGCGCCGGCATCGTCTGGGTCAACTGCTCCCAGCCGACCTTCACCCAGGCGCCCTGGGGCGGCATGAAGCAGAGCGGTATCGGCCGCGAGCTGGGCGTGTGGGGGCTGGAGAACTACCTGGAGGTGAAGCAGGTGACCGAGTACGTTTCGGACCAGCCGTGGGGGTGGTACCTGAAATAA
- a CDS encoding GNAT family N-acetyltransferase, whose product MPLSFRPARPEDVDAAIPLIYSSGPDAFDYAFARPGRNSAQDFLRRAFLHGGGQFGWRQHTVGELDGKVVAAGTIFGGEANLGYLLAAARQILGYFGLGSVGVIHHGLQLEKIICPPPKHTLYLAHLGVDPSLRSQGVGRELIEHFLERGRRAGLKTAALDVSAANPRAQALYEKLGFEVQEERVSTLPGVSSHRYMQRAI is encoded by the coding sequence ATGCCCCTGAGCTTCCGCCCGGCCCGCCCCGAAGACGTCGACGCCGCCATCCCGCTGATCTACAGCTCCGGCCCCGATGCCTTCGACTACGCCTTCGCCCGCCCCGGCCGCAACAGCGCCCAGGACTTCCTGCGCCGCGCCTTCCTGCACGGCGGCGGCCAGTTCGGCTGGCGCCAGCACACGGTGGGCGAGCTGGACGGCAAGGTCGTCGCGGCGGGAACGATCTTCGGCGGCGAAGCCAACCTCGGCTACCTGCTCGCCGCGGCGCGGCAGATCCTCGGCTACTTCGGCCTGGGTTCGGTCGGCGTGATCCACCACGGCCTGCAGCTGGAGAAGATCATCTGCCCGCCGCCCAAGCACACGCTGTACCTGGCCCACCTGGGCGTCGACCCGAGCCTGCGCAGCCAGGGCGTGGGCCGCGAGTTGATCGAACACTTCCTCGAGCGCGGCCGCCGCGCCGGCCTGAAGACCGCAGCGCTGGACGTCTCGGCGGCCAACCCGCGCGCCCAGGCGCTGTACGAGAAGCTGGGCTTCGAGGTGCAGGAAGAGCGCGTCTCGACCCTGCCTGGCGTCTCCAGCCACCGCTACATGCAGCGGGCGATCTGA
- a CDS encoding TIGR03862 family flavoprotein, which yields MSQSQPSSPRSALVIGGGPAGLMAAEVLAGAGVRVALYDAMPSVGRKFLLAGVGGMNITHSEAQDAFVARYGERREEVGALLAGFDSEALRRWIHGLGIETFVGTSGRVFPTDMKAAPLLRAWLKRLREQGVDIHTRSRWLGWDEQGRALIETPEGRQALQADATVLALGGGSWRRLGSDGAWVPLLEARGVEVAALRPSNCGFEVEGWSEFFRDKFAGAPVKPVALSVDGSEPRQGEFVVTAGGIEGSLVYALSAPIRERIARDGKATVYLDLLPNRSAEQIAKALAQPRGSKSMANHLRGKLGLDGVRAGLLRELSTAADYADPQRLAGLIKALPLSVVRARPLDEAISSAGGVTFEAVDKQLMLKALPGVFCAGEMLDWEAPTGGYLLTACFASGRVAGHGALHWLNLEP from the coding sequence ATGAGCCAGTCCCAGCCTTCGTCCCCTCGCAGCGCCCTCGTCATCGGCGGCGGCCCCGCCGGCCTGATGGCCGCCGAAGTGCTGGCCGGCGCGGGCGTGCGCGTGGCGCTGTACGACGCCATGCCCTCGGTCGGGCGCAAGTTCCTGCTGGCCGGCGTGGGCGGCATGAACATCACCCATTCCGAAGCGCAGGACGCCTTCGTCGCCCGCTACGGCGAGCGCCGCGAGGAAGTCGGCGCGCTGCTCGCCGGCTTCGACAGCGAAGCGCTGCGCCGCTGGATTCACGGCCTCGGCATCGAAACCTTCGTCGGCACTTCGGGCCGGGTCTTCCCCACCGACATGAAGGCCGCGCCGCTTCTGCGCGCCTGGCTCAAGCGCCTGCGCGAGCAGGGTGTGGATATCCACACCCGCAGCCGCTGGCTGGGCTGGGACGAACAGGGCCGCGCACTGATCGAAACGCCCGAGGGCCGTCAGGCCCTGCAGGCCGACGCCACCGTGCTCGCCCTGGGCGGCGGCAGCTGGCGGCGCCTGGGCTCCGATGGTGCCTGGGTGCCGCTGCTGGAGGCGCGCGGGGTGGAAGTCGCCGCACTGCGGCCGTCCAACTGCGGCTTCGAGGTCGAGGGCTGGAGCGAGTTCTTCCGCGACAAGTTCGCCGGCGCGCCGGTCAAGCCGGTCGCCTTGAGCGTGGATGGAAGCGAGCCGCGCCAAGGTGAATTCGTGGTCACCGCCGGCGGCATCGAGGGCAGCCTGGTCTATGCGCTTTCGGCACCGATCCGCGAACGCATCGCCCGCGATGGCAAGGCCACCGTGTACCTAGACCTGCTGCCCAACCGCAGTGCCGAACAGATCGCCAAGGCACTCGCCCAGCCGCGCGGCTCCAAGTCCATGGCCAACCACCTGCGCGGCAAGCTCGGCCTGGACGGCGTGCGCGCCGGCCTGTTGCGTGAGTTGTCCACAGCCGCCGACTACGCCGATCCGCAGCGCCTGGCCGGGTTGATCAAGGCGCTGCCGCTGAGCGTGGTGCGCGCGCGTCCGCTGGACGAGGCCATCAGCAGCGCCGGCGGCGTCACTTTCGAGGCTGTGGATAAGCAGCTGATGCTCAAGGCCCTGCCCGGCGTGTTCTGCGCCGGCGAAATGCTCGACTGGGAGGCGCCCACCGGCGGCTACCTGCTCACCGCATGCTTCGCCAGCGGCCGAGTGGCTGGGCATGGCGCGCTGCACTGGCTGAATCTGGAACCATAG
- a CDS encoding histone deacetylase — MPLPLVYHDDYSPPFPANHRFPMEKFRLLKEHLVDSGLTCDEALLRPELCSQDILALAHDRAYIERYCSGNMSHEELRRLGLPWSEELARRTVRAVGGSLLGADLALQHGLACHLAGGTHHAHFDHASGFCIFNDLAVIALYLLESGRAGRVLIFDCDVHQGDGTARILEHVPDAITVSLHCEKNFPARKAQSDWDIPLPLHMGDADYLRVVDEALDYLLPLYQPDLVLYDAGVDVHKDDALGYLNLTDEGLAARDERVIERCLARDIPVLGVIGGGYDKDRQALARRHGILHHSAQRVWERLGMD, encoded by the coding sequence ATGCCGCTGCCCCTGGTCTACCACGACGACTACAGCCCGCCCTTCCCCGCCAACCATCGTTTTCCGATGGAGAAGTTCCGCCTGCTCAAGGAGCACCTGGTGGACAGCGGCCTGACCTGCGACGAAGCGCTGCTGCGGCCCGAGCTGTGCTCGCAGGATATCCTCGCCCTGGCCCACGACCGCGCCTATATCGAGCGCTACTGCAGCGGCAACATGAGCCACGAGGAGCTGCGCCGCCTCGGCCTGCCCTGGAGCGAAGAACTGGCTCGGCGCACCGTGCGCGCAGTGGGCGGCTCGCTGCTCGGCGCCGATCTGGCCCTGCAGCACGGCCTGGCCTGCCACCTCGCCGGCGGCACGCACCACGCACACTTCGACCATGCCTCTGGCTTCTGCATCTTCAACGACCTCGCGGTGATCGCCCTCTACCTGCTGGAAAGCGGCCGCGCCGGGCGGGTGCTGATCTTCGACTGCGACGTGCACCAGGGCGACGGCACCGCGCGCATCCTGGAGCACGTGCCGGATGCCATCACCGTCTCGCTGCACTGCGAGAAGAACTTCCCCGCGCGCAAGGCGCAGAGCGACTGGGACATCCCGCTGCCGCTGCACATGGGCGACGCCGACTACCTGCGCGTGGTGGACGAGGCGCTCGACTACCTCCTACCGCTGTACCAGCCCGACCTGGTGCTCTACGACGCCGGTGTGGATGTGCACAAGGACGATGCACTCGGCTACCTGAACCTCACCGACGAGGGCCTGGCCGCGCGCGACGAGCGCGTGATCGAGCGCTGCCTGGCCCGCGACATTCCGGTGCTCGGCGTGATCGGCGGTGGCTACGACAAGGACCGCCAGGCCCTGGCGCGTCGCCACGGCATCCTGCATCACAGTGCCCAGCGGGTGTGGGAGCGATTGGGGATGGATTGA
- a CDS encoding nitroreductase family protein — translation MSVIDDIRAYHALSCHEPQRFAPGPGQLDWATQPAAFRRYAGARLIELLHRPQEESPGYDLAFAGPIGEPAPLDLASLSQLLYDSLAISAWKESGGSRWALRVNPSSGNLHPTEAYLLLPAEAVDKSAVLAHYSADEHVLEVRAELPAALTLPDGGALLALSSIPWREAWKYGERAYRYCNHDLGHALACLSIAASIQGWEVRLLHGVAESRLDAVFGLDREGFHEHEAVDALLWIGPPRDSEPRLAESLLQGISALELAGEPNRLSRQYRHWPELERVHSLCRAPVLAPVDGALPRREAMVDNPGLPLRPILHRRRSAQSMDGRSGIHAELLYAWLRRLMPENSPVPFASTGEPPRIDLLLFVHRVQGLAPGLYWLGRSGRTPGGLREDFLWERADGELPLYRLLQGDARQLSAFLSCGQDIASDGCVAFAMLADLDAALAEGAWTYPRLYWECGQIGQLLYLEAEAAGISGTGIGCYFDAAVQELLGEGTDQLVSLYHFTLGRAVWDTRLTSLPAYPQPRRPHPIRSTDFEEPT, via the coding sequence TTGAGCGTGATCGACGACATCCGCGCCTACCACGCGCTGAGCTGCCACGAGCCGCAACGCTTCGCGCCGGGCCCTGGCCAGTTGGACTGGGCGACCCAGCCCGCCGCTTTCCGCCGTTATGCCGGCGCACGGCTGATCGAACTGCTGCACCGCCCGCAGGAAGAGTCGCCGGGCTACGACCTGGCCTTCGCCGGGCCGATCGGCGAGCCCGCGCCGCTGGACCTAGCCAGCCTCTCGCAACTGCTCTACGACAGCCTGGCCATCTCCGCCTGGAAGGAATCCGGCGGCAGCCGCTGGGCGCTGCGGGTCAACCCGTCGAGCGGCAACCTGCACCCGACCGAGGCCTACCTGCTGCTGCCGGCCGAGGCTGTGGACAAGTCCGCCGTGCTCGCCCACTACAGCGCCGACGAGCATGTGCTGGAAGTGCGCGCCGAGCTGCCCGCCGCGCTGACTTTGCCTGACGGCGGCGCGCTGCTGGCGCTGTCCAGCATCCCCTGGCGCGAGGCCTGGAAATACGGCGAGCGCGCCTATCGCTACTGCAACCACGACCTCGGCCACGCACTGGCCTGCCTGTCCATCGCGGCGAGTATTCAGGGCTGGGAAGTGCGGCTGCTGCATGGCGTCGCCGAGAGTCGGCTGGATGCCGTGTTCGGCCTGGACCGCGAAGGCTTCCACGAGCACGAGGCGGTCGATGCGCTGCTGTGGATAGGTCCGCCGCGCGACAGCGAACCGCGTCTGGCCGAGTCGCTGCTGCAAGGCATTTCCGCACTGGAGCTCGCCGGCGAGCCCAATCGTCTGTCGCGCCAGTACCGCCACTGGCCGGAGCTGGAGCGTGTGCATTCGCTGTGCCGCGCCCCGGTACTGGCGCCCGTCGATGGGGCACTGCCGCGCCGCGAAGCAATGGTGGATAACCCAGGTTTGCCGCTGCGGCCGATCCTGCACCGGCGGCGCAGCGCGCAGTCCATGGACGGGCGCTCCGGCATTCACGCCGAGTTGCTTTACGCCTGGCTGCGTCGGCTGATGCCCGAAAACTCGCCCGTGCCTTTCGCGAGTACCGGCGAACCGCCGCGCATCGACCTGCTGCTGTTCGTCCACCGCGTCCAGGGCCTGGCGCCGGGACTCTACTGGCTGGGCCGAAGCGGCCGTACGCCGGGTGGCTTGCGCGAAGACTTCCTCTGGGAACGCGCCGACGGCGAGCTGCCGCTATACCGCCTGCTGCAAGGCGACGCGCGCCAGCTCTCGGCGTTCCTCTCCTGCGGCCAGGACATCGCCAGCGATGGCTGTGTCGCCTTCGCCATGCTCGCCGATCTCGATGCCGCGCTCGCCGAGGGCGCCTGGACTTATCCACGGCTGTATTGGGAGTGCGGGCAGATCGGCCAGTTGCTTTACCTGGAGGCCGAGGCGGCGGGGATTTCCGGCACCGGCATCGGCTGCTATTTCGATGCGGCGGTGCAGGAATTGCTGGGCGAGGGAACGGACCAGCTGGTCAGCCTCTATCATTTCACCCTCGGCCGCGCGGTATGGGACACTCGCCTCACTAGCCTGCCCGCATACCCCCAGCCGCGCCGCCCGCACCCCATTCGCAGTACCGATTTCGAGGAACCGACATGA
- the tesB gene encoding acyl-CoA thioesterase II: MTQILDNLVDLLSLEAIEENLFRGISQDLGFRQLYGGQVLGQALSAASQTVDPARHVHSMHGYFLRPGDASMPVVYQVDRVRDGGTFSTRRVTAIQKGQPIFALSTSFQTEEEGFHHHIPMPDVVGPENLPTDLELKQRSIAQFPERIRDKLLYPKPIEIRPVTQNDPYDPSVGEPIKYLWLRADGKLPDVPALHKYILAYASDFGFLTTSLLPHGRSVWQKDMQVATIDHSVWFHRDLRADEWLLYAIDSPWAGNGRGFVRGSIFNRDGQLVASATQEGLIRRREDWA; the protein is encoded by the coding sequence ATGACCCAGATCCTGGACAACCTGGTGGATTTGCTGAGCCTGGAAGCCATCGAGGAAAACCTCTTCCGGGGCATCAGCCAAGACCTCGGATTCCGCCAGCTTTACGGCGGCCAGGTGCTCGGCCAGGCGCTCTCGGCGGCCAGCCAGACGGTCGACCCGGCGCGCCACGTGCACTCCATGCACGGCTACTTCCTGCGCCCGGGCGATGCCAGCATGCCGGTGGTCTACCAGGTCGACCGCGTGCGCGATGGCGGCACCTTCAGCACCCGTCGCGTCACCGCGATCCAGAAGGGCCAGCCGATCTTCGCCCTGAGCACCTCCTTCCAGACCGAGGAAGAGGGCTTCCACCACCACATCCCGATGCCCGATGTGGTCGGCCCGGAGAACCTGCCGACCGACCTCGAGCTCAAGCAGCGCAGCATCGCCCAGTTCCCCGAGCGCATCCGCGACAAGCTGCTGTATCCCAAGCCCATCGAGATTCGCCCGGTCACCCAGAACGACCCCTACGATCCTTCGGTGGGCGAGCCGATCAAGTACCTCTGGCTGCGCGCCGACGGCAAGCTGCCGGACGTGCCGGCCCTGCACAAATACATCCTGGCGTACGCCTCGGACTTCGGCTTCCTCACCACCTCGCTGCTGCCCCACGGCCGCTCGGTGTGGCAGAAGGACATGCAGGTCGCCACCATCGACCATTCCGTATGGTTCCACCGCGACCTGCGCGCGGACGAGTGGCTGCTGTACGCCATCGACAGCCCCTGGGCCGGCAACGGCCGCGGCTTCGTGCGTGGCAGCATCTTCAACCGCGACGGCCAGTTGGTCGCCTCGGCGACCCAGGAAGGCCTGATCCGCCGCCGCGAGGACTGGGCATGA
- a CDS encoding HAD family hydrolase, whose amino-acid sequence MIPAQIRHWVFDMDGTLTLAVHDFPAIKRALGIPQEDDILHHLAALPEAEAAAKHAWLLEHERELALASTAAPGAVDLVRALHEGGYRLGILTRNAHELALVTLQAIGLGDCFHTEDILGRGEAQPKPSPDGLLHLAERWQVQPREMLMIGDYRFDLECGRAAGSHTALVNLPDNPWPELTDWHAADCTALGRLAGVLA is encoded by the coding sequence ATGATCCCGGCGCAGATCCGCCACTGGGTGTTCGACATGGACGGCACCCTGACCCTGGCGGTGCATGACTTCCCGGCCATCAAGCGGGCCCTGGGCATTCCCCAGGAAGACGACATCCTCCACCACCTGGCGGCGCTGCCCGAAGCCGAGGCGGCCGCCAAGCACGCCTGGCTGCTGGAGCACGAGCGCGAACTGGCCCTGGCCTCGACGGCTGCGCCGGGCGCGGTCGACCTGGTGCGTGCGCTGCATGAAGGCGGCTACCGCCTCGGCATCCTCACCCGCAATGCCCACGAGCTGGCGCTGGTTACCCTGCAGGCCATCGGCCTGGGCGACTGCTTCCACACCGAGGACATCCTCGGTCGCGGCGAAGCCCAGCCCAAGCCCAGCCCGGATGGGCTGCTGCACCTGGCCGAACGCTGGCAGGTACAGCCCCGCGAGATGCTGATGATCGGCGACTACCGCTTCGACCTGGAATGCGGCCGCGCGGCGGGCAGCCACACGGCGCTGGTGAACCTGCCGGACAACCCCTGGCCGGAGCTGACCGACTGGCACGCCGCCGATTGCACGGCGCTGGGGCGGTTGGCCGGCGTTCTGGCGTAA